Part of the Lolium rigidum isolate FL_2022 chromosome 6, APGP_CSIRO_Lrig_0.1, whole genome shotgun sequence genome, agatgattactatgagattcatttgggcattacaacataatacatagaacgtaatccaactacgtctatgactaataatgcaccttccggttatcgtctgaaccccttccagtattaagttgcaagcaacagattatcgcaaatgtgtgtaaagtaaacaatagaattaccctcggataaaacattgttgttttctcccaagtaccaacaacatatctacaatcttagaagttattgtcactcttcgagAAAACTAGAGGcgcgcatgaacctactatcgagcataaataccccctcttggagtcacaagcatttacttggccaaagtatctactagcaacggagagcatgcaagaccaCAAAtaaatgacaagaatatataattcgGTCGATAGATCGACCGGGAACGGAGCTGACGCGGTTGATCCCGTTGCTGACAAGGGCGGAGTCCTTGGTGAGTTGGAGATGATCGGTTCGGGCAGCCGAAGGATGCCCTCAGCGTtgatgttgtagtggacgctcccgaatgtCATGTCCAACCCTTCTTGTAGATTCGAAAAGGTCGaacgagacgagtcgctgtgcggggtgaactcgaagGACCTGAATCGAATCGAGTTCCCTGAATTTGGCGATGAAGGGGCCGATGATAACGCCGGCGATGctgatgaagttgctgatgacaTGGCCGAAGCAGCCGATGCCGGGTCTTGcgccaacaggtttcccacatatggcgccaattgtcgagggtactcctcggcaatgaccaccttttggggcttagggttgacggaatcctgcaggcggaCACGTCAGATACCAAACAAaccgggagagagatttacccaggttcggggccctcagtgaggtaaaacccttacttcatgcttgtatgatcttgattatcgaaaatatcgggttacaatggggtagccgaaggcttcgaCTATGAACTCATCGATAAGCTAAGATTTcatatgacctagctctagactaacggtggttatggctaagttgattgtgtgtccctcggcagaccctctcctggcccttatattgtgagccaggtctcgagaggtctgtccgggtacgactaggttacaaagagctcTATGTCTAAGCTTTCTTtgttttcttcgtcttcttgccttgttcttcaagaatccttctttggaaccgacataacggcccacctcggtcggtggatgatcttcatgggcccctggttgggccatagGAGGTAGCATAATACTAGttgcccgaagggtaatgcccgcaTCACCATCGTGCTTCATATCAGTATCACCACCACCAATGACCACATTAGCGATCTTGCTGCTGTTCCCACGCTTATCATAGCGATTAGGGCAATTAGGAGCCCAATGGTCAGGCTCACCACAGACATGGCAAGCCCCTTTATCAGTCTTCTTCTTCAAGTTGGTTGAGTTCGAGGCCTTATTCTTGCCATCAAACTTGCATTTGCCTTCATATTTGTTTTTGTTCTTGAACTTGTAggattggaagtttttcttcAGTACCGCATTGGCACTAGAATCTCCCTCAAACCCTCGAGCATGTGTGTCATTTGCTCTCGCCTTTTCTTCCACATGAAGAGACCCAATAAGAtacgaaacggaaaactcttgtctcttatgtttaagAGAAGtaacaaagttccaccatgaagGAGGAGCTTGGAAATAATTCCACCGgccacaaacttgtccggtaaggtacacttaaacttcTCAAGTTCATTGGCAAGTGACTGTATCTTATGAGCTTGCTCAACAACGGAGCGCTCACCAGTCACCTTGTAGTCATAGTGTTGCCCCATGACATACAACTAAGTGCCAACATCCGAGACCCTAAATTTGGCCTCGAGTGCATCCCACCCATCCTTACCATACTCAAAAGTCATGTACGGGTAAATAATGTCGTCCGCAAGAATACTGAAGagagccgccttaaacatggcatcGACTTTCTTGTAAGCTTCCTCCTGAGCAGGAGAAAGATCACCCTCAGGTTTGCCAAGAAGGGCGCTATCGCATTTCAGGTTTTGAAACCAGAGAACTGCCCTCGTGCGCCACCTTTATACTGTGAACCATCAAAGAGAGGCGGCGTAGTAGCAGCGGCAATACCACTTGAATTCATTTTCCTATAATcagatttttgaattttgaatatataagcaaattatcATATGAATTAATCTGAACAAATACTTGACAAATCATGACTACATAAACATCGAATGAACTAATCATACAGAATAACAGAGTAGATGAACATATAACATCTAGACAAGATAAACCTATCGCATCTACTTCAAACAGCAGTATTAGAAACTCTAGCAAGATCTTGAGCGAGAAGGACATATATATGTACTATCCAGCGTTGGCCGCAACAATAGGATCctagttgttgtctcccatgttaAGGTTGCCGAAGTCCGGGAAAAAGTTGTTGTCGGACAATGTCGTGTTGCCAGTAGTCACGCGTAAGCAATCcctaaaaacctgattgcccctcacctgtAAAACGCTAAAGGACTAGAATAGTTCACATTATATACCACTTCAAACTAGCAATGTGGAACTAAAATTTAGTCTCACCTCTTGCCATTCCCACATGAGTCAAGAGAATTTCaaaatttatattgaatttatATTAGACATGGGTTAAGGCTCAAAGACAAATTCCAGCATTAAGTTTATCTGCTATTTGCTTTTGCTTTATATATAGCTCACATACCCTTGCATGTCCTTTCCACTGTCAGGTTTGTGTTCACACCAACGCATAGAGAGAGAGGCAACCGGGATTAACTTCTGAGGCGGCTAGTTGATATTCAGAAAGTTGGCGTATAAAAACCAGCATTAGTGCATTACTCTGTCTTagggagcgaggtgggactatccaACTATGGTACAAAGTATCGAGCCTTCTTTGGATCATCCTGTGACAAGAACGAACCACACCAGTAAACTCTGTTTTTTTGGCTGATTCAAGAAAATCTTGAAAGCCCACTTGTGTGGCTAGCAGTCCAGTAGTGTGTACCAGGCCAGTACAACACGATTGGGACAGTGTACAAAGGCCCAAAGGCACGCATGAAGAAAACGATCGAACAGATCAGTAGAACGAAACAGCCAAAGTGAAGCGGTATGACTTATAGATAGCATGATGGATAATTTTGGTTAACTCTAAAGGTAGATTTAAGTTGGacgaaattttggcagaaaccttatgaGAAACCATGAATGGAGGACGAGCTACATGGTGGctgtttttttgaaaaaaatcgaaAGTGGCATTTCTAGGATTCGGAAAAATTAGAAACAAAATTTTAGGTGCATACATTGCTGAACTCTGCTACTGCGAAAAATCTTGATTAAAAATTTGGTGTATtacaggctacacaaaaataacaaaattttcaaaatatgcACTGTTCATCACACCCAGATCcacaaatttgtcatttttgctgaGACCAAAATACGAAGAATTTTGGACTAATTTTTTTGCACACTTGTAGACTTTATTATTATCTACATCAAAATTTTTTTATTTCGATACCGTTTTCAACTTTTTGCAAAAAACGAGCTACAAACGATCTACATGTAGCTCGGGAGCCATTTGGCCACTCTCGGGACCATACTTCCTTTACTAGTACCGTAGGTAAAGAAGCATTGACTAACATAGCAATATGGCGTGGTTCAGAATTTGAGCAACTGTCTTCATGGAGAAACACACATTCTTCAACAAAGGATCTGCGGCCTTCTAGACTTGCTGGATCTCTTATGGGCCAAAAACTTCTCCGTTTTGTTTGAAGAAACTCGACTACCATTATTCTTGGGCTGAAATGTGAGAGATTTTTTTCTTCTGCTATTGATTCAGAGATAGAGAGATCTTAATTCTATGTTCACTCCATCAACTGATCAGGTCCTTCCTTTTACAGAGGCACATCATCTACTTGAAGAGCAGGTTCCATTTACTTAATTTACATGCGCTCGATGCCTCCATCAGCTCAATGTAAAAAAGCACCTTTTGTTTTTGTCCAGCAGTAAACGAGGTTCTTGAATTGTTGATCCATTTCAGATGTACAAAACTATTCTGCAGACAGCCAAAACTTACAAGGGCTTTTTTTTTCCCTAACGATGCAGGAGGACTGCATGTGCttaattaagaagaagaaagCATCGGATTTGCAAACTACATGACCAGATACAACAGAAGGGAACGACTAACTCTGGACTAGACTGAAAACAGGAGCagcctaaactgaaaacagacacAAGTCCATGAGTGGAAACAAGAGTGGCCCAATTATTCCATGAGAAGGGTGAGGCGTCAGACAACAAGATTCGCCGTCTTGATGCTGCGCGACCATCACTGCTAACTACCCACAATGGGTTGTTCGATTAAATACACAAGATCTTATATATGGTATTTGATCATTTGTGTTGATCAAATGTCTAGTGCTACCATGCATGCCGGTAAATCACATATAAATAAAATGGGACTTTGTAATCAGCTTTTTCATGTGGTAGTGAATCTTCAGCTAGTTTACTAATCAAACAGTTTTGTTTAGCTTTCAATAGACCAAACAACAAGTTGGAGTGGAGTGAACTTGATTGGGATAGAGTGGACTTCTCACAAACAAGGTGATCAAGTGTACCTGTGACACTTCAGAAAGGAAAAGATTCAGGGAGATTTTAAGGAGTGTCCACTCCACCTGAAGTCAGCTTCATCTGAGCTAGTGGTCGTTGCGAACGAGCGAACTCGGCAGATATTTGAGCGCGAGAGGGTGAGATGAACACAAGGGAGTGGAGACACTGATTTTGGTGCTGCGTGCaaacctgcagcttttctccttctGTTATTCCTCTTATACTTTCCTAAGTACAAGCTAACTAAAAGCACTAAAAACGTGGACAGTCAGAGTGTGCGATCCTGCCATCCCACGATCCTCTGAAGCTTGGACACTTGCACCGCCAAGATCGTTGTGACCATGCCATCCCATGGCCCGGTCTAAGCGGCGAGCTAAACTAGCTAACTGACAACAAACTTCGACTAACCTGACAGTGAACAAGCTCACTTGTCAGCCTAATTATTTGCTAAACAAAGTATCTGAATAAAACACTACTGTACCAAATTCAGACAACAGAAATAACTGATGCTACTTCACTAGTGATGTAACTCATTTCTATCGAAGCAAGCTGCAAGTGATGGTGCAGGGTATAGCTTACTTCGCCCCAGTTTTGGCTGTGCAATAACTCGGTCATGTTTGTTTGCTTGTATGGACAATGAAGAATAAAACTGCAGATATCACAAATATATTTCTTACACTGCACGAATGAGTAATTGGTGGATTCCTGCCAATACCAATCAAGAAGAAACTCCCCGAATTCAGGTGCCGAAGGAGTTGCTTATTTTCTGCTACACTACTGACCATCAAACTTAGGCTAGTTCTTGGAATCAGATGGCAACAGACAGATCCCTGTAGATAGTCAGAACTCAGATGTACTTACTAACAACCCAAAGTCCCAAAACACCATACAACCGGACAGTGTCAGATAGAAGGATTAGCCAACGAGAGACTGCACGACCATCAttttctaatgttgtagctaaccACCATGTATAATGGCCCATTAGATCAGATACGCGAGATCTTTTATATTCTGGTAGCTCGCCTTTGTCTAGATCATATGCGCGGTGCTACCATACTAGCAGTAGATCAGCTTAATCAAATATGATTTTGTAATCAGCTCGCACATGTGGTTATGTTATATGGTCTTATTTTAAGCTGCCAATGTTATTATTTTTGAAGTCTCTGTGGTTAGCATAGCATGGTGATCTGATTCCGGTAATTAGGTCTGGGCGTCTGGCCGACACTTTCTGGTTGGACACATCTGTGGAAGCATCCAGTTGTGAGAGCCTGTTGCAGTCAGTTAAGGTGAAGAATTTGGTTCGATAAGCGAGAGTATAATACTGGTCCATTTGGAACAGTGTAAAAGGGAGTGTCGGCGTAACTGTCCATTCAGGTGAAGATATTCAGTTAGGTTCGAATCAGTATCCAATGACGATCAAGTCAATTGCATCTGAAGTTTTTATGGTCTGAGCTGGATTCCTTGAAGCTGCTGGCGAAGATGCAGACTAGGTTACGCTGCAAGTTGCACCGAGATGCATGTTAGCTGGTAAATAGAAATGATAAAAAAGATGATCCAGATCCTTGTAAATAAAGTTTAGTGCAATGTAACTAAGTTCACGTGCTCTCTTTTGTCAGTTGGCACTTGGCAGTTCAAAACGTACGAACCCAGGCTATAAACATTCTGTTCAGATGTACCCAGAGTCACTTGCATCTCATTGGTACCAAACACACTGCTGAACTCTTCGAGAAACAATAGCACCGACAAATATTTGAATAAAGTAAATAAACTGTAGATGTATCAGATGATTTTTATTCCACGAATTACAAGTTTAGTTGGTGGCTTCCCACCAAACCCAAACAATAATCAACTCGCCCAAATCAGGATCAGTTTCTTATTTTTCAGTTACACCACACCACACACCATAGAACCAATCCAATGCCCGTATGTCTAATTACGCAGTCAAATCAAATCCATTTTGGCTTCAGCTTCATTTCTTCCTCGTCTCCGGCCAGGCCAGGAGCTCCGGTCAGTTCATGTCTAGCATTCCCTGGTGGAAGGCGGCGACGCGGTCGGGCGTCACACACTGGGTGATCAGCCGTGCCCCTGGCTTGTGTGCCCACGGCTTCACCAGTATACACGTGGCAATGTAGTCCAGGTTCGTCAGTGGCACGACGTGCGCCGGCGGCCCCCAGCCGTAGTCGACCTCGGCGAACCCGAGCCGCGACCAGTCCGACACTAGCAGCGTCCGGTAGTCCGACGTGATCTGGTACGGGTCCTTGCCGCCATTGGCGCCGGCCTCCCCCGTAGCCCACCGCGTGAACTCCGCCGGCATCCGCCTCTTCCCGTCCTTAATGATCTTCACCACGTCCGGGATCGACGAGCCGGCCACCTTGCCAGCGGATGCCGTGACTCGCATGATGTAGTAGCAGTTACCGTAGAACCCTGCACCGGCGCGCGGGAGGGCGGCGTGCAGGAGCGGGCGGGCGTTCATGGCGAAGCATAAGTggacgtcggactccggctcgAAGCCTGCGGCCCTTGTGCGGCTCTGCCACGCCTTGGCCACAAGCACCTCGAACGCCGAGCACCACGAGCCTCCGTGCGCGCCGTTGTTGTACTGGGCCTTGTAGTGGCCGATGTAGTCGGCCGAGATGTCCATGGCGAGGTACTCCAGGTGTTTGGCGCCCGTGGGGCTCGGCAGGCTGCCGATGACGGCGGCGGCCGGGTTCGGGATAGCCTCGCGACCCCACTGTGGCTGTACCGCCAAGCTCTCCACGCTAAGGCCGCGGGCGAGGTCCCCGACAGTGGCCATGAACTGCGCAGCGCCGGGGCCGTCAGCGACGGCGTGGCTGAAGCGGAAGCCGACGACGAAGCCGCCGCAGGTGAAGGTGGTGACCTGGACGAGCAGGACGAGCCTGCGCTCGTCCTTCTCTTCGGCGGGCGTGGGCGGGAGCAGCTCGTCCTTGGCGATCATCATCGGATGCTCCAGGTACTCCACGTCCTCGAGCCCGCATGCGGCGGCGGCCTCGGTGAACCAGACGCCGCTGCCGTTGCCGCCGCAGTTCACCTGCAACAGGCCGCCATCGTCCGTGAACCCTAGGCGGCCGGCGAGAGGGTAGTACTGGACCAGGGCCTGCGCCAGCGCCCGCTCGATGGTGCTCGCCGGGCCGGCACCGTTGACGTCTCGGTCAGGGGACGGCTTGAAGACGTGCAGCGACTCGATGAGCGCCATCTGGGTCGGGTAGCGGTCGAGCCAGGACAGGCGGAGCGGGCCGGCCGGCGTCGGCTCTGCCGGGATGACCAGGCGCTGCGCCAGCCGCTCGACGGACTTGGCTGCCGCCATTGGGAACAAGAACGAAATGGAGTTGGTAAAATGTAAGATAGGACGAATCGATCGGTGGACGGAGACAGTCTTGGCCGCTGCTCTCTTGCTTAGCTTGGGTGGAGGATTTGGTGTGTGGTTTGCTTGACTTTGCAGGGAAGGGAGGAGCGCGTGGTATTTATAGGTCTCCGGGAGGGTGACGAGGATAAGAGTCGGATGGAAGATGACGGAGAATTGT contains:
- the LOC124667691 gene encoding acyl transferase 7-like, which encodes MAAAKSVERLAQRLVIPAEPTPAGPLRLSWLDRYPTQMALIESLHVFKPSPDRDVNGAGPASTIERALAQALVQYYPLAGRLGFTDDGGLLQVNCGGNGSGVWFTEAAAACGLEDVEYLEHPMMIAKDELLPPTPAEEKDERRLVLLVQVTTFTCGGFVVGFRFSHAVADGPGAAQFMATVGDLARGLSVESLAVQPQWGREAIPNPAAAVIGSLPSPTGAKHLEYLAMDISADYIGHYKAQYNNGAHGGSWCSAFEVLVAKAWQSRTRAAGFEPESDVHLCFAMNARPLLHAALPRAGAGFYGNCYYIMRVTASAGKVAGSSIPDVVKIIKDGKRRMPAEFTRWATGEAGANGGKDPYQITSDYRTLLVSDWSRLGFAEVDYGWGPPAHVVPLTNLDYIATCILVKPWAHKPGARLITQCVTPDRVAAFHQGMLDMN